DNA from Prevotella melaninogenica:
AAGGCTGTGAGTTCACGAGAGAGGCGGTAGAAGAGAGGTTGGAAAACATAGATCTATCCACTATTATCCGCGGTTTGAAGCTGCGACAGTTCCTCCGCCTGCTCTTCGGACGTGAACCCCACGTGATGAAACCAGACTGGTTAAAGATTGACCTTACATCGAAGAAGTCGACAGGAGAGACAGCTGGTATCCTTGCCAAGCATCATATGAACACTATCTGTACGAGTGGACTCTGCCCAAATCGCTCGGAATGTTGGATGGCTCGTACGGCAACTTTGATGATTGGCGGTGACATCTGTACTCGAAAGTGCCGTTTCTGTAACACGTTAAGTGGCAGACCCAGACTGCTCAACCCTGACGAGCCACGTCGTGTAGCTGAGTCAGTGAAAGCTCTTAAGCTGCGTTATGCCGTCATTACTTCCGTTGATCGTGACGATCTACCCGACTATGGTGCAGCCCACTGGATAAAGACTATCGAAGAGATACGCCGTTTGAACCCCGACACAAAGATAGAACTACTTATCCCAGACTTTATGGGAAAGGCTGAACTCATACGTCAAGTCATGGCAACACACCCCCACGTAGCAGGACACAACATGGAGACAGTACGTCGCCTCACACCATCCGTACGCTCCGTGGCACGCTATGAACGTAGTTTAGAAGTACTACGAGAGATTGCCAACTGTGGCATCACTGCCAAAACAGGTTTTATGCTCGGCTTAGGTGAAACCCACGACGAAATCTTAGAGACCATGGACGATATTCTTTCAACAGGTTGCCAACGCCTCACACTCGGTCAATATCTCCAACCTACTGCCGAACACCTGCCCGTTAAAGCCTATATCACACCCGAAATGTTTGCTGAATATAAACGGATAGCCTTAGAGAAAGGTTTTAAGCATGTAGTCAGTGGCCCGCTTGTCCGTTCGTCTTATCATGCTGCTGAAGGAGTTTAAGCCATAACTTACACAATGAAGGGTACAAAGGATCAATAACAAATGAACTGGTATTGGGCTTATTAGCCCCATAAGCCTAATAAGCCCAATTACTCCTATCATCATAACAAAAAGTAGGGATGCACGCTCGTGTATCCCTACTTGCATTTAAGAAATATCTTGATAGAACTTATCTTATTCCGTAATCTGAACCGTTGCACGACGGTTGAAAGAGATTGGAGACAAGGTTTCTACTCCACCCTTACCAACAGTCGTAATCTTATTGTTCTCAATGCCCATCTTAACAAGTTCGTTGGCAACTACTGTTGCACGACGCTCAGACAACTTCTGGTTGTAATCAGCAGAACCCGTTGCGCTGTCAGCATAACCTGTCACAAGGAGATTGTTATTATTGTCCTTAGCATACTTCGCCAATGCCTGTACGTTTACGAGGTCTTTCTGAGAAGCAATTGTAGACTGGTTGATTTCGAAGAAGACTGAAACAGGAGTTGTCACCAACTGCTTCACAGACTCCGACACGGTCTCAACAGGCTTCTGATTAGCCAATTCATTACGAAGACGTGCATTCTCTTCCTCTGCATCCTGAAGGCGTGCATTCAGTGCATCGAGAGCCGCCTGATGCTGTGTATTGATTGCTTCCATATCTGGACTCTTCTTCCAAGTACCCTTACCAATATTGAAGTTCAAACCAATTTCTGCATAAAGATTATTATCGTGTGACTCCCATCCACGACGCTCATTGTTTGCGTATGCAGCACCATCAAGGTCGCCTTCATAACGGTTCCAACCAGCTTCAAGATAGACACGCATTCCTTTGCTCACCTTCCAAGAAGATTGAAGACCTGCGCTCAATCCCATAGCATAATGATTAGCTGACATCGAACGGCCAACACCAGCACCAGCAAAAGGAATCAGATTCCAAACACGGTTCTCATTGTAACCGCAAAGGAGGTTGCTCAAATTGAACATCACCTGCTCCTGTGCAATCCAATACTTGTTGCTGTTATCGAGCTGAGAAGCAGGATTGCTGTCAGCACCTACACGCTTGCCCCAGATACCCTGTATCTTTGTACGAAGACCGATACCGGGTGTTAACCACTTACCAATAGCGAAAGCTGCGCCCGGCTTTGAACGGAAGTCCTTCAACGGACTGATTGCTGCATCACGACCATGCTCTTGGTTAGAATACCATGCGTTCCAGTCTGCACCAAGTTGTACAAACCAGTTGCTCCAAAACGAGTTGGTAGCAACGCTATACTTCTCAGTGAGCACCTCATCTTGGGCAAAACTGGTCATAGACACACCAGCTAATGCCAAAACTATCAATAACTTTTTCATAATCTTATTATTTAACGATCTTAACCTATTCTGCTCCTTTATTGCTGACTGTGATTCCCTGCAATACTAAGTTTGTTCACAAAGATAATAATTAAAATTTATCAGGGTCGGTTTTTTCTAAAAAATACTATTTATTTAACGTTGGATTATTAAACCAAGATTGCTCATTAGAGCCTAAACAGATTTTGTTTTATTATCGAGCAGATTGTTAGTCTTTGTAACGCAGTCGTAGCGGGCTACGTCAAGTTACAAAGACTAACAAGATACCGATAAGAAAATAAAGGATGTTAGGAAACAATACCATAGTAAGAAGAATTATACATATTGTGGTCTAATGACCGATTAGGGGTTAATATACTAAAGATTTTTATTTTTAATTTGCTGTCATTTTTAACAATTCGCATAACTGACTGTAAATCTATCATTTAAATAGCATCTAATAATGACAGCAGTGACAGGAAATTTACTTTTGATAGAAAAATTACTCTTATAACTCCTTATCTTAATTCACAATGATTAAACCCAAATCATAGAGGCTTAAGAGATGATACGTATTATGGTCTAATAATTGATTCATCAGAAATTTGAAGTGATAAGGGTGCCGGATAAGTTTAGGACTTTAACGAAATGTCACACAGAGAAATGGAGAATACGGAGGATTATTAAAAACACAACGCTGAGAGGCACGGAGGCACTGTTGTGCGTGGAGCAACGGAGGTTGTTTACCAGTTATATTAGACACTTTCTTTTCAAAGTATTTATCTCAAAAATTATCAGGAAGCTGTACGCTACACCTCTTTCGTTCTTTCTATCGCCGACTCCTCCGTGACAACATGTTTAGCTCCGTCCTCGTTGAACCTCCGTGTGCCTTACTATTAAGAGCGTTAGTATTTCACTCCATATTTTGGAAGAACCTAATAAAGGGTATTAAACGCTTAGCACATGATGTGCGTATGCCCCGCACATCTTGTGTTGACGCTCCACACATATTGTGCGGATGGTGTATCACCTTAATGAACGAAGTCCATTCACATACATATAAAGCCTACAAAGGTCTTACAATCAATCGATTCCTTGAGCCACTCGTACTAATATCCCTGTAAGTCATTTTAGAATATTATCATTCCCCATTCTTAAACCGTTTCTTAAACTCACTTTTGGGCATCTTATACTTCAAATAACGTATGACATTCTCACGATAGAAGCTATCCATATACGCCTTATCATAGTCCTTTTCATAATCTCGGATGGATTCATCTACGCCAATATCCTTCAAAACTGGCACGGGGTTCTCCTTTGTTCCATACTCTGGATTATTCATATCATCCCTGTTGACAGTTAGGATAACCTTCATGTCACAAGGCCAATGCATTTCAGTAGGGCCAAGGAAACACATAATACTAAAATATTTTTTAAATTCTTTGGAATAGAAAGGATAATATTGTCCCTGTGGGTTAGCAAAAAAATTATTATCCATTCTTATTCTGAAAGTCTCTGATGTCTTAACATTCTCGTCTTGATTTTCTAAATAACACTGAGATTTCTCTTCGGGCATAGTAACCTCTATATCATAAGAATTATTCATATACTCTTTGTAATACTGTTCTGCATCATCATTATACTTATTTGAATAATAAAATATATTGATAAGGAAACACAGCAAAGGGAAAGCAACAACGGTACCTAAGATTTGTCCTAAGGTAACCATTGGAATATACTTGAAGATATTTCTCATAACTGATGTACTTGGACTTTTACTCCACTCTACTTGCTAAACCGATTCTTACTCATTGCAGAATAACCTTACTCTTTATTCTTGAAGCGTCTTTTAAACTCCTCCTTTGGCATCTTATATTTCAAGTAACGTATGACATTGTTATGATAGAAACTGTCCATATATGCTTGATCATAATCTCTGTCATTGTCTCTAATGGATTCATGAGCTCCCACCATCTTTAGAACAGGAACAGGATTGTCCTTAATACCATACGCTGGGTTGCTCATTTCATCCTCATTTACTGTCAAGTATACTTCTTTATTGTCATAACCATAGACTTTAGGAAAATCAAAATACATAATACTGAAATATTTCTTATACTCAGGACTATAGAAAGGGATGTAACGTGCTTCAGGATTAGCAAAATAATTACCATCCATCTTCACCATAAAGGTCTCTAATGTTTTTGTTTCTGGCTCAAGATTAGACAAATACATCTTAGAATCATAGTCATTCATATAAACCTTGATACGCCTTGATTTTTTTATATATTCTTCAGC
Protein-coding regions in this window:
- a CDS encoding OmpA family protein, with the translated sequence MKKLLIVLALAGVSMTSFAQDEVLTEKYSVATNSFWSNWFVQLGADWNAWYSNQEHGRDAAISPLKDFRSKPGAAFAIGKWLTPGIGLRTKIQGIWGKRVGADSNPASQLDNSNKYWIAQEQVMFNLSNLLCGYNENRVWNLIPFAGAGVGRSMSANHYAMGLSAGLQSSWKVSKGMRVYLEAGWNRYEGDLDGAAYANNERRGWESHDNNLYAEIGLNFNIGKGTWKKSPDMEAINTQHQAALDALNARLQDAEEENARLRNELANQKPVETVSESVKQLVTTPVSVFFEINQSTIASQKDLVNVQALAKYAKDNNNNLLVTGYADSATGSADYNQKLSERRATVVANELVKMGIENNKITTVGKGGVETLSPISFNRRATVQITE
- the lipA gene encoding lipoyl synthase; this translates as MKYILLPKPDTIHQLPFYFAVEEYVARHYTNDDYFMGWRVNPTVMLGRNQLIDNEVNTDYCKEHKINIFRRKSGGGCIYADKGCIQFSYISRAVNANEAFAAYMQRMADLLKGLKIDAQLSGRNDILINGTKVSGCAFYQLSNRSVLHNSLLFDTQLDHLSNALTPAKEKLQSKGVASVRQRVTNVATYIQLDILAFMDYVRQEMCGTEVLELTEEDMKEVVEIEKELASDDFVYGKNPKYSLIRKHRFEGVGTLEAHIELKNNIIGSINIVGDYFLLGDIDHDFLTLLKGCEFTREAVEERLENIDLSTIIRGLKLRQFLRLLFGREPHVMKPDWLKIDLTSKKSTGETAGILAKHHMNTICTSGLCPNRSECWMARTATLMIGGDICTRKCRFCNTLSGRPRLLNPDEPRRVAESVKALKLRYAVITSVDRDDLPDYGAAHWIKTIEEIRRLNPDTKIELLIPDFMGKAELIRQVMATHPHVAGHNMETVRRLTPSVRSVARYERSLEVLREIANCGITAKTGFMLGLGETHDEILETMDDILSTGCQRLTLGQYLQPTAEHLPVKAYITPEMFAEYKRIALEKGFKHVVSGPLVRSSYHAAEGV